The sequence TTCAAGCTGCTGGCCCGCATCGAGGCCAACCTCTCCAACGAGGAGCTGGTGCTGATCGACGACGACGCCGAGTCGGACGACTGATCAGGCCGCTGCCGGGATTGAGTCCCGGATCAGCGAGGACCAGCGCCCCGGCGTCATGCCGAACGCCTTCTTGAATTGCCTGTTGAAATGGCTCTGGTCGGTGAAGCCGGCCTCGACCGCGATCTGCGCCAGGGGCTCGCCGGCGGCGATCATCCGCCGCGCGCGCTGAAGCCGGCGCATCACCAGGAAACGATGTGGACTGGTCGAGAAGGCGGCGCGGAAATGCCTCGATAAGGCATAGCGGTCGAGCCCGGTGACGGCTTCCAGTTCGCCGGAGCGCACAGGGCGCGTTGCATTCTCAGTCAGATAGTCCCGCGCCAGCGCCGCCGCCCGCCACGCCGTCCTCGCCATCGGTTTCGCCGGCTGACCGGCATGCCGTGCCAGGCTTTGCATCAGTTGCGTGAGAAAATCATCGACGAACAGCTCGTCGAGTTCCTGTTGCAACGGCCCCAGCGCCGAAAGCAGCGTGGCGCAGAAGGCGTCGTCCTTCACAACGGCATCCCTGACGAAGGGCAGCGATGCGCCGCCAAGGCAGT is a genomic window of Mesorhizobium huakuii containing:
- a CDS encoding AraC family transcriptional regulator, with protein sequence MSHDLGRQAFEGLGRLCTDAAENCIISAPDPAGMERIEARFHGSAFDLHRHDTYAIGVTLQGVQTFRYRGATRLSLPGQIIVLHPDELHDGGAGSEDGLRYRMLYLDPSLMLDCLGGASLPFVRDAVVKDDAFCATLLSALGPLQQELDELFVDDFLTQLMQSLARHAGQPAKPMARTAWRAAALARDYLTENATRPVRSGELEAVTGLDRYALSRHFRAAFSTSPHRFLVMRRLQRARRMIAAGEPLAQIAVEAGFTDQSHFNRQFKKAFGMTPGRWSSLIRDSIPAAA